Proteins co-encoded in one Bacteroidota bacterium genomic window:
- a CDS encoding DUF4248 domain-containing protein, which translates to MANKIKLVSKNLSTLKDEYGVSEPTMKKWLRKVPNLLVDKRSTKDYTPKEVEMIYRHLGVPGIEYEE; encoded by the coding sequence ATGGCGAACAAAATAAAGTTAGTAAGCAAGAATTTAAGCACATTGAAGGATGAATACGGTGTATCCGAACCCACCATGAAAAAGTGGTTACGCAAAGTACCCAATTTGCTGGTGGATAAACGGAGCACTAAAGATTACACCCCAAAAGAGGTTGAAATGATATACCGTCATTTGGGAGTGCCGGGCATTGAATACGAAGAATAG